The Petropleomorpha daqingensis genome includes a window with the following:
- a CDS encoding GyrI-like domain-containing protein, giving the protein MADLEPEVLSAEPVTTAVVRAVVPVSGLTGFFDASFRELVTTTTDQGVALLGPAFALYRGPFAETVDLEVGFPVDRQVRATGNVVAGGLPGGRLARVTHSGSFDGLGDAWARLAAWLDEQGLSPSSERWEVYVTQPSPDMDPRDLRTDLFWPVDS; this is encoded by the coding sequence GTGGCCGACCTCGAGCCCGAGGTGCTCAGCGCCGAGCCCGTGACCACAGCCGTGGTGCGCGCCGTGGTCCCGGTGTCCGGCCTCACCGGGTTCTTCGACGCCTCGTTCCGAGAACTCGTGACGACGACGACCGACCAGGGCGTGGCGCTGCTCGGCCCCGCGTTCGCGCTGTACCGCGGGCCGTTCGCGGAGACCGTCGACCTGGAGGTCGGATTCCCGGTCGACCGGCAGGTCCGGGCCACCGGGAACGTGGTCGCCGGCGGGCTTCCCGGTGGCCGGCTCGCGCGGGTGACGCACAGCGGGTCCTTCGACGGTCTCGGGGACGCGTGGGCGCGGCTCGCGGCCTGGCTCGATGAGCAGGGGCTCTCGCCGTCCTCGGAGCGGTGGGAGGTCTACGTCACCCAGCCCTCGCCGGACATGGACCCCCGCGACCTGCGCACGGACCTCTTCTGGCCGGTCGACAGCTGA
- a CDS encoding ATP-binding protein, whose product MSSRGGPQGEAPLRVRVLGGLEIEGHDLRALGSRKARALLRRLAVAQGRPVEVDELATAVWGDALPAAPHDQLSVLVSRLRGVLGADRLHRDDAGYALAADWFDLADLESRADAIAERLRMGHGAGAFAAASAALALVRGPLLPEEDRPWAVGPRSGAATTVARVRRLAAESALLVGEAEPARELAAALLDDDPYDEAAVRLAMRAEVAAGRPAAALTAFEQLRSRLADDLGTDPAASTRDLHLAVLRGEVGPPVAGPPLVGRAEQLRRLDAALATAERGSATALVVEAAAGMGKSALLRAWTARAAERALVVQGRADPLGRALPLQPVADALAGLVRARGTAVLGPQASLLGPLLSAEPPPAVSTVSDADAGWRSLMAGLVAVLDRAREGRPLVVVVDDLHLTAAGTGEFLAFLLRRSERVAVVAARRPGPGLDLPGAAHVPLPPLSLAEATALVGAARGEDLHARSGGHPLFLVELARAQDTELPGSVVAAVTTDVDRLGTAADVLRLAAVLGPAVDVDLLAAVSGAPPEEVLDAVERAARGGLLAAAGARLVFAHEVVREAVADGVSPPRRVAAQARAARLLAARGDADPLAVAHHARLGGEPELGAAALTDAAERAAARWQRGEAERLLDDALLLHATPAAHLARGRLRLARLDLDGARADAERAIADGAGAAAFELAGWVAYYGRDYDAARRYADEGATRTTDPAVRSSCLALGGRLRHNRGDLAAAGTLLTEAVEVAPAAVRGVAQVWHAQLLVHTGSPARALDVARRGLLDPHLGHPFAGLYARFTVAFSLALTGSWAAAYDAVDDLDREADRVGDLRFPPVTANLRGWLLRAAGRLDDAAELHARSAGWSQVETFREPVYAGLLDLTEDRFAAGDPVAAAAALDRCADLPDWTGSMGWRHRHRHRLLLARLALRDGRPAEAEERARALAVDAAARGDPRYAGRAAVLAATAAGRPHDGLPALVDGFLPLAGPDGWRDLGELAAATGSDAVWRLAEQRAQQVVTAARPRPDGDAIARSVREQLDRWRP is encoded by the coding sequence GTGTCCTCGCGCGGCGGGCCACAGGGGGAGGCGCCGCTGCGCGTCCGGGTGCTGGGCGGCCTCGAGATCGAGGGCCACGACCTGCGGGCACTCGGCTCCCGCAAGGCCCGGGCCCTGCTGCGGCGGCTCGCCGTGGCGCAGGGTCGTCCCGTCGAGGTCGACGAGCTCGCCACCGCGGTCTGGGGGGACGCGCTGCCGGCCGCTCCGCACGACCAGCTCAGCGTCCTGGTCAGCCGGCTGCGCGGCGTCCTGGGGGCCGACCGGCTGCACCGGGACGACGCGGGCTACGCGCTCGCCGCCGACTGGTTCGACCTCGCCGACCTGGAGTCCCGCGCGGACGCGATCGCGGAGCGGCTGCGGATGGGGCACGGCGCGGGCGCCTTCGCCGCGGCGAGCGCCGCCCTGGCGCTCGTCCGCGGGCCGCTGCTGCCGGAGGAGGACCGACCGTGGGCCGTCGGTCCGCGGTCCGGGGCGGCGACGACCGTCGCCCGGGTCCGGCGGCTGGCCGCCGAGTCCGCCCTCCTGGTCGGGGAGGCCGAGCCGGCCCGGGAGCTGGCCGCGGCCCTGCTGGACGACGACCCCTACGACGAGGCGGCCGTCCGGCTGGCCATGCGCGCCGAGGTCGCCGCCGGCCGGCCCGCCGCGGCGCTGACCGCCTTCGAGCAGCTGCGCAGCCGGCTGGCCGACGACCTGGGCACCGATCCGGCCGCGTCGACGCGCGACCTGCACCTGGCCGTGCTCCGCGGCGAGGTGGGCCCACCGGTCGCCGGCCCGCCGCTGGTGGGCCGGGCCGAGCAGCTGCGGCGGCTGGACGCCGCGCTGGCCACGGCCGAGCGCGGGAGTGCCACCGCGCTGGTGGTCGAGGCAGCGGCCGGCATGGGCAAGAGCGCGCTGTTGCGGGCGTGGACGGCCCGGGCCGCCGAGCGGGCGCTGGTGGTGCAGGGCCGCGCCGATCCGCTGGGCCGGGCGCTGCCGCTGCAACCGGTCGCCGACGCGCTCGCGGGGCTGGTGCGGGCCCGCGGCACCGCCGTCCTGGGCCCTCAGGCGTCCCTGCTCGGGCCGTTGCTCAGCGCGGAGCCCCCGCCCGCGGTCAGCACCGTGTCCGATGCCGACGCGGGGTGGCGCTCCCTCATGGCCGGCCTGGTCGCCGTCCTCGACCGCGCCCGCGAGGGGCGGCCGCTGGTCGTCGTCGTGGACGACCTGCACCTGACCGCGGCGGGAACCGGCGAGTTCCTCGCGTTCCTGCTCCGCCGGTCGGAGCGGGTCGCGGTGGTCGCCGCGCGGCGGCCGGGTCCGGGCCTGGACCTGCCCGGTGCGGCGCACGTTCCCTTACCGCCGCTGTCCCTCGCCGAGGCGACCGCCCTCGTCGGCGCCGCGCGGGGGGAGGACCTGCACGCACGCAGCGGCGGGCACCCGCTGTTCCTCGTCGAGCTCGCCCGCGCGCAGGACACCGAGCTGCCGGGGTCGGTGGTCGCCGCCGTCACGACCGACGTCGACCGGCTCGGGACCGCGGCCGACGTGCTCCGGCTGGCCGCCGTCCTGGGGCCCGCGGTGGACGTCGACCTGCTCGCGGCGGTCTCCGGTGCGCCGCCGGAGGAGGTGCTCGACGCGGTCGAGCGGGCGGCGCGCGGTGGCCTGCTCGCGGCGGCCGGGGCACGGCTCGTCTTCGCGCACGAGGTCGTCCGCGAGGCGGTCGCCGACGGGGTCTCGCCGCCTCGTCGAGTGGCGGCGCAGGCCCGCGCGGCCCGGCTGCTCGCCGCGCGAGGCGACGCCGATCCCCTCGCGGTCGCCCACCACGCCCGCCTCGGCGGCGAGCCGGAGCTGGGCGCCGCTGCCCTGACCGACGCGGCCGAGCGGGCGGCCGCGCGGTGGCAGCGCGGCGAGGCCGAGCGCCTGCTCGACGACGCGCTGCTGCTGCACGCCACCCCGGCGGCGCACCTCGCCCGTGGCCGGCTGCGGCTGGCCCGCCTGGACCTCGACGGGGCTCGGGCGGACGCCGAGCGGGCGATCGCGGACGGCGCCGGCGCGGCCGCCTTCGAGCTGGCCGGCTGGGTGGCCTACTACGGGCGCGACTACGACGCCGCGCGGCGGTACGCCGACGAGGGTGCGACCCGGACGACGGACCCCGCCGTCCGCTCCAGCTGCCTGGCCCTGGGTGGCCGGCTCCGGCACAACCGCGGGGACCTCGCCGCCGCGGGCACCCTGCTCACCGAGGCGGTGGAGGTCGCACCCGCCGCCGTCCGGGGCGTCGCCCAGGTCTGGCACGCCCAGCTGCTCGTGCACACGGGCTCTCCCGCGCGGGCCCTGGACGTGGCCCGCCGGGGCCTGCTCGACCCCCACCTGGGGCATCCCTTCGCCGGCCTGTACGCCCGCTTCACGGTGGCCTTCTCGCTGGCGCTGACCGGGTCGTGGGCGGCCGCGTACGACGCGGTCGACGACCTCGACCGCGAGGCCGACCGGGTGGGCGACCTCCGCTTCCCACCTGTCACCGCGAACCTCCGGGGCTGGCTGCTCCGCGCCGCGGGTCGGCTCGACGACGCCGCCGAGCTGCACGCCCGGTCGGCCGGGTGGTCGCAGGTGGAGACCTTCCGCGAACCGGTCTACGCCGGGCTGCTCGATCTCACCGAGGACCGGTTCGCGGCGGGGGATCCGGTGGCGGCCGCGGCCGCGCTGGACCGGTGCGCCGATCTCCCGGACTGGACCGGGAGCATGGGCTGGCGGCACCGCCATCGGCACCGGCTGCTGCTGGCCCGGCTGGCGCTGCGGGACGGCCGGCCCGCGGAGGCCGAGGAGCGGGCGCGCGCCCTGGCCGTCGACGCCGCCGCCCGGGGCGACCCCCGCTACGCCGGCCGCGCCGCGGTGCTCGCCGCCACCGCCGCCGGACGGCCGCACGACGGCCTGCCCGCGCTCGTCGACGGTTTCCTCCCGCTGGCCGGCCCGGACGGCTGGCGCGATCTCGGCGAGCTGGCCGCCGCGACCGGCAGCGACGCGGTCTGGCGGCTCGCCGAGCAGCGCGCGCAGCAGGTCGTGACGGCTGCCCGGCCGCGGCCCGACGGCGACGCCATCGCCCGCTCGGTCCGCGAGCAGCTCGACCGGTGGCGGCCGTGA
- a CDS encoding class I SAM-dependent methyltransferase yields MTTTTPAPTADPAAVESFVGRALGDLAGTMTVLLATLGDRLGLFRALADAGPLTDAELAERTGIDVRYAREWLAGMTAAGYLRIDGTGGYELPAEHVPVVAQEDGPVFFAGVWQEIAGTLPHLDAIATAFRSGGGVPPEEYGTGFWQGIERFSGTWFANQLLPVWIPAMPAVAALLERGADVADVGCGAGRALVTLAQAYPNGRYVGFDAVPANVERARRSAAEAGVADRVRFEVRDAAAGLPDRYDVVVTFDVVHDAADPLALLRSIRTALRPGGRYVCLDINASESVAENVGPLGTVFYGFSILYCMTSSLAVGGAGLGTCGLPEPVAVELGRQAGFASFRRVPLDNPFNILYEATP; encoded by the coding sequence ATGACCACCACCACACCCGCCCCCACCGCCGACCCGGCCGCCGTCGAGTCGTTCGTCGGCCGGGCGCTCGGCGATCTCGCCGGCACCATGACCGTGCTGCTCGCGACCCTCGGCGACCGGCTCGGGCTCTTCCGCGCCCTCGCCGACGCCGGCCCGCTGACCGACGCGGAGCTGGCCGAGCGGACCGGCATCGACGTCCGCTACGCACGCGAGTGGCTGGCCGGCATGACGGCCGCCGGCTACCTGCGGATCGACGGGACCGGCGGCTACGAGCTGCCCGCCGAGCACGTCCCGGTCGTCGCCCAGGAGGACGGCCCGGTCTTCTTCGCCGGCGTCTGGCAGGAGATCGCGGGCACGCTGCCGCACCTCGACGCGATCGCGACGGCCTTCCGCTCGGGCGGTGGCGTGCCGCCCGAGGAGTACGGCACCGGCTTCTGGCAGGGGATCGAGCGGTTCAGCGGCACCTGGTTCGCCAACCAGCTGCTGCCGGTCTGGATCCCGGCGATGCCCGCCGTCGCCGCGCTGCTGGAGCGCGGCGCCGACGTGGCCGACGTCGGCTGCGGGGCCGGCCGCGCGCTGGTCACCCTCGCGCAGGCCTATCCGAACGGCCGCTACGTCGGCTTCGACGCGGTGCCCGCGAACGTCGAGCGGGCCCGCCGCAGCGCGGCCGAGGCAGGCGTGGCCGACCGGGTCCGGTTCGAGGTGCGCGACGCGGCGGCCGGGCTGCCGGACCGCTACGACGTCGTCGTCACCTTCGACGTGGTGCACGACGCCGCCGATCCGCTGGCCCTGCTGCGCAGCATCCGGACGGCGCTGCGGCCCGGCGGGCGCTACGTGTGCCTCGACATCAACGCCTCCGAGAGCGTGGCGGAGAACGTCGGGCCGCTGGGCACGGTGTTCTACGGGTTCAGCATCCTGTACTGCATGACCTCGTCGCTCGCCGTCGGCGGCGCGGGGCTCGGGACGTGCGGCCTGCCCGAGCCGGTCGCCGTCGAGCTCGGGCGGCAGGCGGGCTTCGCGAGCTTCCGCCGGGTGCCGCTCGACAACCCGTTCAACATCCTCTACGAGGCCACCCCGTGA
- a CDS encoding class I SAM-dependent methyltransferase → MSGDPYSGAASRWASGASLVYGPAAEALVRRCPHPLEGRLVLDAGAGTGAATAPLVAAGARVVAVDRSAGMLGWRAADRPPSVVADVRALPLGDDAVAAAVAAFVLNHLPDPVRGLAELGRVTRRGGAVLASVFATDFRSALRDRVDAAAADAGWQVPDWYLAMKADTVPLVGDAPAMARAAREAGLDDVAAEQCTVDVGIERAEQLVDYRFGQAPFAAWLDALGVRRAGDVRSAAVAALPARVAYRPRVVVLVARAR, encoded by the coding sequence GTGAGCGGCGACCCGTACTCCGGCGCGGCCTCCCGCTGGGCGAGCGGAGCCAGCCTGGTGTACGGCCCGGCGGCCGAGGCGCTGGTCCGGCGGTGCCCGCACCCGCTCGAGGGCCGCCTGGTCCTCGACGCCGGCGCCGGGACCGGCGCCGCCACCGCGCCGCTGGTCGCGGCCGGGGCGCGCGTGGTCGCGGTGGACCGGTCGGCCGGCATGCTCGGCTGGCGGGCCGCCGACCGTCCGCCGTCCGTGGTCGCCGACGTCCGGGCGCTCCCGCTGGGGGACGACGCGGTGGCCGCGGCCGTCGCCGCGTTCGTGCTCAACCACCTGCCCGACCCCGTCCGCGGCCTGGCCGAGCTCGGCCGGGTGACCCGGCGCGGGGGCGCGGTGCTGGCGAGCGTCTTCGCCACCGACTTCCGCAGCGCGCTGCGGGACCGGGTCGACGCGGCCGCGGCCGATGCCGGCTGGCAGGTCCCCGACTGGTACCTGGCCATGAAGGCGGACACCGTGCCGCTGGTGGGCGATGCCCCCGCCATGGCGAGGGCCGCCCGCGAGGCCGGGCTGGACGACGTGGCGGCCGAGCAGTGCACGGTCGACGTCGGCATCGAGCGGGCCGAGCAGCTCGTGGACTACCGGTTCGGCCAGGCGCCGTTCGCGGCCTGGCTGGACGCGCTGGGAGTGCGGCGGGCGGGGGACGTGCGGTCCGCGGCGGTGGCCGCACTGCCCGCGCGGGTGGCCTACCGACCCCGTGTCGTCGTCCTCGTCGCGCGTGCCCGGTAG
- a CDS encoding phosphotransferase family protein, whose product MTDVHGLLARATSRVEVRPGDARTGSTFERIEADGARWFVKRLSPRSDWVMRVTGDHVHRPYLVWRAGIMAAAPACIDPAVVGMAVEGEGDDAVLTVVMRDVGEHLVPEGDAPVPLEQHARFLAHLAALSAAFWGWTDGIGGLTSMAERIRFFAPATIAPELLVDDVPGPIAAADVGWRALPDRAPELARIAAEVWARPELVTGPLGTTPSTFLHGDWKMGNLGSHPDGRTILLDWAYPGAGPVCWDLCWYLALNRQRLPESKEAAIERCRSELEAAGIPTGNWWDRQLDLCVVAIMAAFGWEKALGDDAELGWWADRVAAAVHRQGLA is encoded by the coding sequence GTGACCGACGTCCACGGGCTGCTCGCCCGGGCCACCTCGCGGGTCGAGGTGCGCCCGGGCGACGCCCGCACCGGCTCCACCTTCGAGCGGATCGAGGCCGACGGCGCGCGCTGGTTCGTCAAGCGGCTGTCCCCGCGCAGCGACTGGGTGATGCGGGTGACCGGCGACCACGTGCACCGGCCGTACCTCGTCTGGCGCGCGGGGATCATGGCCGCGGCACCGGCCTGCATCGACCCCGCCGTGGTCGGCATGGCCGTCGAGGGCGAGGGGGACGACGCCGTCCTCACCGTCGTGATGCGCGACGTCGGCGAGCACCTGGTGCCCGAGGGCGATGCGCCGGTGCCCCTGGAGCAGCACGCGCGGTTCCTCGCCCACCTGGCCGCCCTCTCCGCGGCCTTCTGGGGCTGGACGGACGGCATCGGTGGTCTGACCTCGATGGCCGAGCGGATCCGGTTCTTCGCCCCCGCCACCATCGCCCCGGAGCTGCTGGTCGACGACGTCCCGGGGCCGATCGCCGCGGCGGACGTCGGCTGGCGGGCGCTGCCCGACCGGGCGCCCGAGCTGGCGCGGATCGCCGCGGAGGTCTGGGCGCGACCCGAGCTCGTGACCGGACCGCTGGGGACGACCCCGAGCACCTTCCTGCACGGCGACTGGAAGATGGGCAACCTCGGCAGCCACCCCGACGGCCGGACGATCCTGCTCGACTGGGCCTATCCCGGCGCCGGCCCGGTGTGCTGGGACCTCTGCTGGTACCTGGCGCTGAACCGGCAGCGGCTGCCGGAGTCCAAGGAGGCGGCGATCGAGCGCTGCCGGTCGGAGCTGGAGGCGGCGGGCATCCCGACCGGGAACTGGTGGGACCGGCAGCTGGATCTGTGCGTCGTCGCGATCATGGCGGCGTTCGGCTGGGAGAAGGCTCTCGGGGACGACGCCGAGCTCGGCTGGTGGGCCGACCGAGTCGCCGCCGCCGTCCACCGCCAGGGCCTGGCGTGA
- a CDS encoding helix-turn-helix transcriptional regulator — translation MAATSSRMLRLLSLLQSRRHWSGDELARRLAVSVRTLRRDVDRLRELGYPVEAQRGVDGGYALAPGAALPPLVLDDDEAVALAVGLQAAAAVEVAGMAETSVRALAKVVQVMPARLRRRVDALRAMTVPGEWGAQATGGGVDPAVLTTVALACRDGERITFAYTAADGARTDRSVEPFRLVSLGRRWYLVGYDLDRGDWRSFRLDRLVGPQGTGARFAPRRLPAPDAATFVRDRIVDLPKGIAVEAVVQAPADVVRNRIGRWATVEDDGPRRCRVLVDADNLDWPATALAMTGAEFTVLSPPELRDHLREMGRRCTAAAGPAN, via the coding sequence ATGGCCGCCACGAGCTCCCGGATGCTGCGTCTGCTGTCGCTGCTGCAGTCCCGGCGGCACTGGTCCGGCGACGAGCTCGCCCGGCGGCTGGCGGTGTCGGTGCGGACGCTGCGCCGCGACGTCGACCGGCTGCGCGAGCTCGGCTACCCGGTCGAGGCGCAACGGGGGGTGGACGGCGGCTACGCGCTCGCGCCCGGCGCCGCGCTGCCGCCGCTGGTGCTCGACGACGACGAGGCGGTCGCGCTCGCGGTCGGGCTGCAGGCAGCGGCGGCGGTCGAGGTGGCCGGCATGGCCGAGACGTCGGTGCGCGCGCTGGCCAAGGTCGTGCAGGTGATGCCCGCCCGGCTGCGGCGCCGGGTGGACGCGCTGCGGGCGATGACCGTCCCGGGCGAGTGGGGTGCGCAGGCCACGGGAGGTGGGGTCGACCCCGCCGTCCTGACCACCGTCGCCCTGGCCTGCCGTGACGGCGAGCGGATCACCTTCGCCTACACCGCTGCGGACGGCGCCCGCACCGACCGCTCGGTGGAGCCGTTCCGGTTGGTCTCGCTCGGCCGCCGCTGGTATCTGGTCGGCTACGACCTGGACCGCGGCGACTGGCGCAGCTTCCGGCTCGACCGCCTCGTCGGCCCGCAGGGCACCGGGGCCCGGTTCGCGCCGCGGCGGCTGCCGGCGCCCGATGCCGCCACGTTCGTGCGCGACCGGATCGTCGACCTGCCCAAGGGCATCGCGGTGGAGGCGGTCGTGCAGGCGCCCGCCGACGTCGTCCGCAACCGGATCGGGCGGTGGGCGACGGTCGAGGACGACGGACCGCGGCGCTGCCGGGTCCTCGTGGACGCCGACAACCTCGACTGGCCGGCGACCGCGCTGGCCATGACCGGCGCGGAGTTCACCGTGCTGTCACCGCCGGAGCTGCGCGACCACCTGCGCGAGATGGGCCGGCGCTGCACCGCGGCGGCCGGTCCCGCGAACTAG
- a CDS encoding GGDEF domain-containing protein — translation MQARRPAPVALLSALYVISGALCLFAAVRPTAVRTPVTLLWVLAAIGLLGGAGIWVLGARLRAEVLHAAVAGISLLIGVLAWRSATPVGIVGLGPVLIAVGLYAAHFFSVRAARAHVLLLVVVASAGAWAARPSGFVVQWVVLVVATLALTEVQARLALQLRTAAATDPLTGVANRRAWEAEATRSLAHAVRTGEPLSVAILDLDHFKEVNDRHGHGAGDDLLRDLTSGWTLRLRQADLLGRYGGDEFVLCLPATDRSGAEEILQQLAASHEFAWSGGVATAEDGDTLSSVLARADADLYRQKRTGRA, via the coding sequence GTGCAGGCGAGACGACCGGCGCCGGTGGCGCTGCTCTCGGCGCTCTACGTCATCAGCGGCGCGCTGTGCTTGTTCGCCGCCGTCCGGCCGACCGCCGTCCGGACGCCGGTGACCCTGCTCTGGGTGCTGGCGGCCATCGGACTGCTCGGCGGGGCCGGGATCTGGGTGCTCGGCGCCCGGCTCCGGGCCGAGGTGCTGCACGCCGCCGTCGCCGGGATCAGCCTGCTCATCGGGGTGCTCGCCTGGCGATCGGCGACCCCGGTCGGCATCGTCGGCCTCGGGCCGGTGCTGATCGCCGTGGGGCTCTACGCGGCGCACTTCTTCTCGGTGCGCGCGGCGCGGGCGCACGTCCTGCTGCTGGTCGTCGTCGCCAGTGCCGGCGCCTGGGCGGCCCGACCCTCGGGGTTCGTCGTCCAGTGGGTCGTGCTGGTGGTCGCCACGCTCGCGCTCACCGAGGTGCAGGCCCGCCTCGCGCTGCAGCTGCGCACCGCCGCGGCCACCGACCCGCTCACCGGCGTGGCCAACCGCCGCGCCTGGGAGGCCGAGGCCACGCGCAGCCTCGCGCACGCCGTCCGGACCGGCGAGCCGCTGTCGGTCGCGATCCTCGACCTCGACCACTTCAAGGAGGTCAACGACCGGCACGGGCACGGCGCCGGCGACGACCTGCTGCGCGACCTGACCAGCGGCTGGACCCTCCGGCTGCGCCAGGCCGACCTGCTCGGCCGCTACGGCGGCGACGAGTTCGTACTGTGCCTGCCCGCGACCGACCGGTCCGGCGCCGAGGAGATCCTGCAGCAGCTGGCCGCCTCGCACGAGTTCGCGTGGTCCGGCGGCGTCGCCACGGCCGAGGACGGCGACACGCTCAGCTCGGTGCTCGCCCGCGCCGACGCCGACCTCTACCGCCAGAAGCGCACCGGCCGGGCCTGA
- a CDS encoding CBS domain-containing protein, translating into MTSDVDTALPSPALAPTVADVMRPAVTTVEPGAHLAGAAYLMKHSGDNALVVTANERPVAMVTDTDITQAVADGRNLEEVRISDLPSREPIVVAPGTDVLTATRTMLLHGIHHLPVVDGERLVGIVDMTDLCRPLVG; encoded by the coding sequence ATGACCTCGGACGTCGACACCGCACTCCCCTCCCCCGCGCTGGCTCCGACCGTCGCCGACGTCATGCGTCCGGCGGTCACCACCGTGGAGCCCGGCGCGCACCTGGCCGGTGCGGCCTACCTGATGAAGCACTCCGGCGACAACGCGCTGGTGGTCACGGCGAACGAGCGGCCCGTGGCGATGGTGACCGACACCGACATCACCCAGGCGGTGGCCGACGGGCGCAACCTCGAGGAGGTGCGGATCAGCGACCTCCCATCCCGGGAGCCGATCGTCGTCGCGCCGGGCACCGACGTCCTCACCGCCACCCGGACGATGCTGCTGCACGGCATCCACCACCTGCCGGTCGTCGACGGCGAGCGGCTGGTCGGCATCGTCGACATGACCGACCTCTGCCGGCCCCTGGTCGGCTAG
- a CDS encoding DUF899 domain-containing protein, producing MTTALPGRPPIVDLTTWQAARDELLVREKAHTRAGDAIAAARRRLPMVEFDATVEVVGPDGPVPFLDLFQGRDELIVYKHMWYDGAPSQGQCEGCTISAWHVKDAVYLNARGVSFAIVTTGSWDEVADFVEFMGYTQPWYSVRGIDEPIGGEMGLFAVYLRDGDRAFLTYSVTDRGTEPMDGIFALLDMTPYGRGEAWEDNPESWPEGRGAGSFWRTDVEGQRTGGPTSRPAPQWTRPGATSEETLGRSGSHH from the coding sequence ATGACGACCGCGCTGCCCGGCCGCCCGCCCATCGTGGACCTGACCACCTGGCAGGCGGCTCGCGACGAGTTGCTGGTCCGCGAGAAGGCCCACACTCGCGCGGGCGACGCGATCGCGGCGGCCCGGCGCCGGCTCCCGATGGTGGAGTTCGACGCCACGGTCGAGGTCGTCGGCCCGGACGGCCCGGTTCCCTTCCTCGACCTGTTCCAGGGCCGCGACGAGCTGATCGTCTACAAGCACATGTGGTACGACGGCGCGCCGTCCCAGGGGCAGTGCGAGGGCTGCACGATCTCGGCCTGGCACGTGAAGGACGCGGTCTACCTCAACGCCCGCGGCGTCTCGTTCGCGATCGTGACGACGGGCAGCTGGGACGAGGTGGCCGACTTCGTCGAGTTCATGGGCTACACCCAGCCCTGGTACTCGGTCCGGGGCATCGACGAGCCGATCGGTGGCGAGATGGGGCTGTTCGCCGTCTACCTGCGCGACGGCGACCGAGCCTTCCTCACCTACTCGGTGACGGACCGCGGCACCGAGCCGATGGACGGGATCTTCGCCCTGCTCGACATGACCCCGTACGGGCGCGGCGAGGCGTGGGAGGACAACCCCGAGAGCTGGCCCGAGGGCCGCGGCGCGGGTTCGTTCTGGCGCACGGACGTCGAGGGGCAGCGCACCGGGGGCCCGACCAGCCGCCCCGCGCCGCAGTGGACCCGGCCCGGCGCGACGTCCGAGGAGACTCTCGGCCGATCCGGTTCCCACCACTGA
- a CDS encoding DinB family protein, whose amino-acid sequence MTSTQTTLTGERADLVQTLDKHRGFFRYTVRDLTDEQATTRTTASALTLAGLIKHVAHTEQKWADFAQRGAQAFDTSNWGVEAWQAEWSLQPGETLASVLAEYEEIAARTDELVATLDLDAGYALPQAPWFEPGAVWSVRRTVLHIIAETAQHAGHADILRESLDGQKTMG is encoded by the coding sequence ATGACCAGCACCCAGACCACCCTGACCGGCGAGCGGGCCGACCTGGTGCAGACCCTCGACAAGCACCGCGGCTTCTTCCGGTACACCGTCCGCGACCTGACCGACGAGCAGGCGACGACGCGCACCACCGCGAGCGCGCTGACCCTCGCCGGGCTGATCAAGCACGTCGCGCACACCGAGCAGAAGTGGGCCGACTTCGCCCAGCGCGGCGCCCAGGCGTTCGACACGAGCAACTGGGGCGTCGAGGCGTGGCAGGCGGAGTGGAGCCTGCAGCCGGGCGAGACCCTGGCGAGCGTGCTGGCGGAGTACGAGGAGATCGCCGCCCGGACCGACGAGCTGGTCGCGACCCTCGACCTCGACGCCGGCTACGCGCTGCCCCAGGCCCCGTGGTTCGAGCCGGGCGCGGTGTGGTCGGTGCGCCGGACCGTCCTGCACATCATCGCCGAGACGGCCCAGCACGCCGGGCACGCCGACATCCTGCGGGAGTCCCTGGACGGCCAGAAGACCATGGGGTGA
- a CDS encoding DUF1905 domain-containing protein: MNLQFRGELWYWRGPAPFHFVTVPDEECGALEAASSLVSYGWGMIPAGVRIGATSFRTALFPKDGGYVVPVKTDVRRREKLELGDTVQVELSIDV, from the coding sequence ATGAACCTCCAGTTCAGGGGTGAGCTCTGGTACTGGCGCGGGCCCGCGCCGTTCCACTTCGTCACCGTCCCGGACGAGGAGTGCGGTGCGCTGGAGGCGGCGTCGTCGTTGGTCAGCTACGGCTGGGGGATGATCCCGGCCGGCGTCCGCATCGGGGCGACGTCGTTCAGGACGGCGCTGTTCCCCAAGGACGGCGGCTACGTCGTCCCGGTGAAGACCGACGTGCGCCGGCGCGAGAAGCTCGAGCTCGGCGACACCGTGCAGGTCGAGCTCTCGATCGACGTATAG